The proteins below come from a single Spirochaetaceae bacterium genomic window:
- a CDS encoding alpha-N-arabinofuranosidase: MQRTRITAHTEFHRGRVDPRVFGGFLEHMGRAVYEGVYDPDSAHADADGYRTDVLDALARLRMTAMRYPGGNFASGYHWQDGVGPREQRPRVRELAWQSIETNRFGTEEFIRLCRKMNWTPMLTVNLGTGSPEEARDWVEYCNCPAGTRYADLRAASGQAEPHGVGLWCLGNEMDGAWQLGHVPADQYAIRAQQAGKMMKDADSSIELVACGTCSVELPTYMEWDRTVLEHLGDLADYVSLHRYVGNPAGDTADYLAVTAAIDRQIEEMDAVCRYVQARRRSNKRAYLCFDEWNVWYKNREMDGEGKVAPHLIEEVYNLEDALVVAGFLHSFVRHADVLKIANLAQIVNVIAPLLTRGDELLVQSIFYPLAMFASRRTGTALRLAVDGPRYDGAQHGTVDYVDASAILDGERLHLFLTNRSLTEPAPVSLAIADRAVTGCETAEILTGPNGKAAGPDPKAANSFAERELVKTRGFDAVATEESEVRCELPPLSFVALTVRLAPAATAAGGRS, translated from the coding sequence ATGCAGCGAACGCGAATAACCGCTCACACCGAGTTTCACAGAGGCCGCGTCGACCCGCGCGTGTTCGGGGGATTTCTCGAGCACATGGGCCGCGCCGTGTACGAAGGGGTATACGACCCGGACAGCGCGCACGCCGATGCCGACGGCTATCGCACCGACGTTCTCGACGCGCTGGCGCGGCTGCGCATGACCGCCATGCGCTACCCGGGCGGCAACTTCGCCTCCGGCTACCACTGGCAGGACGGCGTCGGCCCGCGCGAGCAGCGCCCGCGGGTGCGCGAGTTGGCCTGGCAGAGCATCGAGACCAACCGCTTCGGCACCGAGGAGTTCATCCGCCTGTGCCGGAAGATGAACTGGACGCCAATGCTCACGGTCAACCTGGGCACCGGCAGCCCGGAGGAGGCGCGCGACTGGGTCGAGTACTGCAACTGCCCCGCCGGCACGCGCTACGCCGACCTGCGCGCGGCTTCCGGCCAGGCCGAGCCGCACGGCGTGGGGCTGTGGTGCCTGGGCAACGAGATGGACGGCGCCTGGCAACTCGGCCACGTCCCGGCCGATCAGTACGCCATCCGCGCCCAGCAGGCCGGCAAGATGATGAAGGATGCCGATTCCTCGATCGAGCTGGTGGCGTGCGGCACCTGCTCCGTGGAACTGCCCACCTACATGGAGTGGGACCGCACCGTGCTGGAGCACCTCGGCGACCTGGCCGACTACGTCAGCCTGCACCGCTACGTCGGCAACCCGGCCGGCGATACCGCCGACTACCTGGCGGTGACGGCGGCGATCGACCGTCAGATCGAGGAGATGGACGCGGTGTGCCGCTACGTACAGGCGCGCCGGCGCAGCAACAAGCGCGCCTACCTGTGCTTCGACGAGTGGAACGTGTGGTACAAGAACCGCGAGATGGACGGCGAGGGCAAGGTCGCCCCGCACCTGATCGAGGAGGTGTACAACCTGGAAGATGCGCTGGTGGTGGCCGGCTTCCTGCACAGCTTCGTGCGCCACGCGGACGTACTCAAGATCGCCAACCTGGCGCAGATCGTGAACGTGATCGCGCCGCTGCTCACGCGCGGGGACGAGCTGCTGGTGCAGAGCATCTTCTACCCGCTGGCGATGTTCGCAAGTCGGCGCACCGGCACGGCTCTGCGCCTGGCCGTTGACGGCCCGCGCTACGACGGCGCGCAACACGGCACCGTCGACTACGTCGATGCCAGCGCCATCCTCGACGGCGAACGGCTGCACCTGTTCCTGACCAACCGCAGCCTGACCGAGCCGGCGCCGGTGTCCCTGGCAATCGCCGACCGGGCGGTGACGGGGTGCGAGACCGCCGAGATCCTGACCGGGCCGAACGGGAAGGCCGCCGGACCGGATCCGAAGGCCGCCAACTCGTTCGCCGAACGGGAGTTGGTCAAGACGCGGGGGTTCGACGCGGTGGCCACCGAAGAAAGCGAGGTACGCTGCGAGCTGCCGCCGCTGTCGTTCGTGGCCCTGACGGTCCGGCTTGCACCCGCGGCCACCGCGGCCGGCGGGAGGAGCTGA
- a CDS encoding ABC transporter permease, translating to MRTYIIRRLLLMIPTLLLLTILVFLLVRFIPGDVVDAIEAQLESFSPGTEIDRAVVERLMGLDVPVYVQYGRWIGVLPTPDPLTGESEFRGLLQGSLGRSLFGHFPIEAEVMRRLPLTIELGVMAIVIGLIIALPVGIYSAIRQDTAVDYAGRTVAVIGLATPNFWLGIMVMVFPAIWWGWSPSMKMIPFAEDPLGNLGMFLIPSAILGTALAAGTMRMTRTMMLEVLRQDYIRTAWSKGLKERVVVVRHAVKNALIPIVTVVGMQVPLVVGGSVIMESIFNLPGLGRFLLDALNQRNYPIVSGVNMFFAAVVLLNNLFIDLIYPYLDPRVRYR from the coding sequence ATGAGAACGTACATCATCAGGCGACTGTTGCTGATGATTCCGACCCTCCTGCTGCTGACCATCCTGGTCTTTCTGCTGGTCCGTTTCATCCCCGGGGATGTCGTCGACGCGATCGAGGCACAACTGGAATCCTTCAGTCCCGGCACCGAGATAGACCGTGCGGTCGTCGAGCGCCTGATGGGCCTGGACGTCCCGGTCTACGTGCAGTATGGACGCTGGATAGGCGTATTGCCGACGCCCGACCCGCTCACCGGCGAGTCCGAGTTCAGAGGCCTTCTCCAGGGTAGCCTGGGCCGATCCCTGTTCGGCCACTTTCCGATAGAGGCTGAAGTAATGCGGCGGCTGCCGCTCACCATCGAGCTCGGCGTCATGGCGATCGTCATCGGGCTGATAATAGCGCTGCCGGTCGGCATCTACTCGGCGATCCGTCAGGACACGGCCGTCGACTACGCCGGCCGCACCGTCGCCGTCATCGGTCTGGCGACGCCCAACTTCTGGCTCGGGATCATGGTCATGGTGTTCCCGGCAATCTGGTGGGGCTGGTCACCTTCGATGAAGATGATTCCTTTCGCCGAAGACCCGCTCGGTAATCTCGGCATGTTTCTCATTCCGAGCGCGATTCTGGGCACGGCCCTGGCCGCGGGCACGATGCGGATGACCCGCACGATGATGCTGGAGGTGCTCAGGCAGGACTACATCAGGACGGCCTGGTCCAAGGGCCTCAAGGAGCGGGTGGTTGTTGTCAGACACGCGGTCAAGAATGCCCTCATCCCTATCGTTACCGTGGTTGGCATGCAGGTGCCGCTGGTGGTCGGCGGCTCCGTCATCATGGAGAGCATATTCAATCTGCCGGGGCTGGGTCGGTTCCTGCTGGATGCCCTGAACCAGCGCAACTACCCGATCGTGTCCGGAGTAAACATGTTCTTCGCCGCCGTCGTCCTGTTGAACAACCTGTTCATCGACCTGATCTATCCGTATCTGGACCCCAGGGTACGTTACCGGTGA
- a CDS encoding ABC transporter substrate-binding protein, with translation MHIAQVTKTFAVALVLVLAATGLWAGAEAEEGSAADADKRYVTDPVTGKVYTAHEYGGSLTFVKGNDGGWIDAYKENAVSMWALVNEKLGKLDWALDRDAYPFTGGYMTPLYALRGALAESWEQPDDTTIIINVRQGVQWHDKAPVNGREFVATDVEHSFQRYLGLGKFAGQDPSPGGGELTSVPWESVEATDRYTVVFKLQEPRLRALNLILDWYQMLMQAPEVVDEHGGITDWRQGVGTGPYEMTDWVLGSSFEYTRNPNYWGFDEKWPENRLPYIEKIYGLVIVEHATRIAGLRAGTIDFIGHPGSTQIFDINQSLSLQRTHPEINQYPWSQRSDNCAGINTTVPPFDDVRVRRAMQMALDLDTMNDSYYKGLGGTTPRGFVGRKFPAYTTLYEDWSEELKGYYSYDPAGAEALLDEAGYPRGADGIRFKTEYMHFDRFPVSWSEFMVSYWREIGVETDILTPTQAEHTARRNAGDWALTSDACGVDADPMIIAPGLRSTVARSGVHDAQYDAWLDAAINASTIEEQQELIKQMDMRYIEQHWMIWGPWAPQYNVAQPWIMGYNGEGIIGGNTTHLVFSKLWIDSQMKEAMGH, from the coding sequence ATGCATATTGCACAAGTCACCAAGACCTTCGCCGTTGCGCTGGTCCTCGTGCTGGCCGCAACCGGCCTGTGGGCGGGCGCCGAAGCGGAGGAGGGGTCGGCGGCGGACGCCGACAAGCGGTACGTCACCGACCCGGTCACCGGCAAGGTATACACCGCGCACGAGTACGGCGGGTCACTGACCTTCGTGAAGGGCAACGACGGCGGCTGGATCGACGCCTACAAGGAAAACGCGGTGTCCATGTGGGCCCTGGTAAACGAGAAACTGGGCAAGCTGGACTGGGCGCTGGATCGCGATGCGTATCCGTTTACCGGCGGCTACATGACGCCGCTGTACGCGCTCAGGGGGGCGCTGGCGGAGAGCTGGGAGCAGCCCGACGACACCACCATCATCATCAACGTCCGCCAGGGGGTCCAATGGCATGACAAGGCGCCGGTGAACGGTCGCGAGTTCGTTGCCACGGACGTCGAGCACTCCTTCCAGCGCTATCTGGGTCTGGGCAAGTTCGCCGGACAAGACCCTTCCCCAGGCGGAGGTGAGCTGACATCGGTGCCGTGGGAATCGGTCGAGGCGACCGACCGGTATACGGTCGTGTTCAAGCTGCAGGAGCCGAGACTCCGTGCCCTCAACCTCATCCTGGACTGGTACCAGATGCTGATGCAGGCCCCGGAGGTGGTCGACGAACATGGCGGCATCACCGACTGGCGGCAGGGAGTGGGCACCGGGCCCTACGAGATGACGGACTGGGTCCTGGGCAGCTCGTTCGAGTACACCCGCAATCCCAACTACTGGGGCTTCGACGAGAAGTGGCCGGAGAACCGCCTGCCCTACATCGAGAAGATATACGGCTTGGTCATCGTGGAGCATGCCACCCGCATCGCGGGCCTGCGCGCCGGTACCATCGACTTCATCGGTCATCCGGGATCCACGCAGATCTTCGATATCAACCAGTCCCTGAGTCTGCAGCGGACCCACCCCGAAATCAATCAGTACCCCTGGTCACAACGATCGGACAACTGCGCCGGCATCAACACCACCGTGCCGCCCTTCGATGACGTTCGAGTGCGCCGCGCGATGCAGATGGCACTGGACCTCGACACCATGAACGACTCCTACTACAAGGGGCTGGGCGGAACGACTCCTCGCGGATTCGTCGGCCGCAAGTTTCCGGCCTACACGACCCTGTACGAAGATTGGTCCGAAGAGCTGAAGGGATACTACAGTTACGATCCGGCCGGAGCCGAGGCGCTCCTCGACGAGGCGGGGTATCCGCGCGGCGCCGACGGCATCAGATTCAAGACCGAGTACATGCACTTCGACCGATTTCCGGTAAGCTGGTCGGAGTTCATGGTTTCGTACTGGCGGGAGATTGGCGTCGAGACCGACATCCTGACCCCGACTCAGGCGGAACATACGGCCCGGCGTAACGCCGGCGATTGGGCACTGACGTCGGATGCATGCGGCGTCGACGCCGATCCCATGATCATTGCACCTGGTCTTCGGTCGACAGTTGCTCGCTCGGGAGTCCACGACGCGCAATACGACGCTTGGCTCGACGCAGCAATAAACGCCTCGACCATCGAGGAGCAGCAGGAGCTGATCAAGCAGATGGACATGCGGTACATCGAACAGCACTGGATGATCTGGGGTCCGTGGGCGCCTCAGTACAACGTGGCCCAGCCATGGATCATGGGGTACAACGGCGAGGGCATTATCGGCGGCAACACCACCCATCTTGTCTTCTCGAAACTCTGGATCGATAGTCAGATGAAGGAGGCGATGGGTCACTAG
- a CDS encoding ABC transporter permease, whose protein sequence is MSDATLTPVTGSERKRRGPVADFFVRLWKEKPLGTVCGIIILLLILVAIFADVLAPYPYWEVHPADMLLGSSARYLLGTDQLGRDFLSRIMYGARLSLFVGLSATAINVVVAVLIGGTSGFIGGKLDLAVQRFVDAWMAFPGLLLLLSVMSIAGKGLLQIILVLGISGGIGGSRITRGAVIAVKENLYFQAARAIGASQWTVLVRHVLPNIAPPVIILFSINIGGVIIAESSLSFLGFGLPAQIPSWGGMLSREGRVFMETAPWLALWPGLFLTVTVYSLNMFGDAVRDLLDPRLRGGGSTLRGGGARVAADRAR, encoded by the coding sequence ATGAGTGACGCGACGCTGACACCGGTCACCGGCAGCGAGCGCAAGCGACGTGGCCCCGTGGCCGACTTCTTCGTCAGATTGTGGAAGGAGAAGCCGCTGGGCACCGTCTGCGGGATCATCATTCTGCTGTTGATCCTGGTGGCGATCTTTGCCGATGTCCTGGCGCCCTATCCTTACTGGGAGGTTCATCCGGCGGACATGCTGCTTGGCTCATCGGCCCGCTACTTGCTGGGTACCGATCAGCTCGGGCGAGACTTTCTGAGCCGCATCATGTATGGCGCCCGCCTGTCGTTGTTTGTCGGCCTGTCGGCGACGGCGATCAACGTGGTGGTAGCGGTTCTGATCGGTGGCACGTCAGGATTCATTGGCGGCAAGCTGGACTTGGCGGTACAGCGGTTCGTCGATGCCTGGATGGCGTTCCCGGGACTGCTCCTGCTGCTGTCGGTCATGTCGATTGCGGGAAAAGGTTTGCTGCAGATCATACTGGTCCTGGGGATATCGGGCGGCATCGGCGGCTCGCGGATAACGCGCGGCGCCGTGATCGCGGTCAAGGAGAATCTCTACTTTCAGGCGGCACGCGCGATCGGCGCATCACAGTGGACCGTGCTGGTACGCCACGTGCTGCCCAACATCGCGCCGCCGGTAATCATCCTGTTCAGCATCAACATCGGTGGCGTGATCATTGCCGAGTCTTCCTTGAGCTTCCTTGGATTCGGCCTGCCCGCGCAGATACCGAGTTGGGGAGGAATGCTCAGCCGGGAAGGGCGGGTGTTCATGGAGACCGCGCCGTGGCTGGCGCTGTGGCCCGGCCTGTTCCTGACCGTCACCGTCTACAGCCTGAACATGTTCGGCGACGCGGTCCGGGACCTGCTCGACCCCCGGCTTCGGGGCGGCGGAAGCACCCTCCGGGGCGGCGGCGCCCGGGTCGCCGCGGACCGCGCAAGATAA
- a CDS encoding Gfo/Idh/MocA family oxidoreductase gives MAEARAARPVVAPGEFPFAVAFLSHNHIYGQTRGLVDAGATLTRVFDPDPGKVAAFRERFPQAQPADSFEAILDDTTIRLVASAAIPDTRAAIGGQVLAADKDYFTDKGPFTTLEQLAATRAAVAHTGRKYLVYYGERLHNAPTWEACELVRGGAIGRVLQVLIMAPHNLPQDSRPPWFYDKRRMGGILTDIGSHQFEQFLYVAGAAGGGVNFARVANMGHPEHPGLEDFGEASVTLDTGASAYCRVDWFNPRASRSWGDGRAFILGSDGYVEVRKNVDAGNPAGGPCVILVNHDEERTITFDGSEPLPFFGRMIRDCLHRTEQAMTQEHAFAVAELTLQAQAVADSHSANPA, from the coding sequence ATGGCGGAAGCGCGCGCAGCCCGCCCGGTGGTGGCGCCCGGCGAGTTCCCGTTCGCGGTCGCCTTCCTCAGCCACAACCACATCTACGGGCAGACCAGGGGGCTGGTGGACGCCGGCGCCACCCTTACCCGGGTGTTCGATCCCGACCCCGGCAAGGTGGCGGCCTTCCGCGAGCGGTTCCCGCAGGCGCAGCCCGCCGACTCGTTCGAGGCGATCCTCGACGACACCACTATCCGCCTGGTGGCGTCCGCCGCCATCCCCGACACGCGCGCCGCCATCGGCGGGCAGGTGCTGGCGGCGGACAAGGACTACTTCACCGACAAGGGGCCGTTCACGACCCTGGAACAGCTCGCCGCCACCCGCGCCGCCGTGGCGCACACCGGGCGCAAGTACCTGGTCTACTACGGCGAGCGGCTGCACAACGCGCCCACCTGGGAGGCGTGCGAGCTGGTGCGCGGCGGCGCCATCGGGCGCGTGCTGCAGGTGCTGATCATGGCTCCGCACAACCTGCCCCAAGACTCCCGCCCGCCGTGGTTCTACGACAAGCGCCGCATGGGCGGCATCCTCACCGACATCGGCAGCCACCAGTTCGAGCAGTTCCTGTACGTGGCCGGCGCCGCGGGCGGGGGCGTCAACTTTGCCCGCGTGGCCAACATGGGGCACCCCGAGCATCCCGGCCTGGAGGATTTCGGCGAGGCGTCGGTCACGCTCGACACCGGCGCCTCGGCATACTGCCGGGTGGATTGGTTCAACCCGCGCGCGTCGCGCTCCTGGGGCGACGGACGCGCCTTCATCCTGGGCAGCGACGGATACGTCGAGGTACGCAAGAACGTCGATGCCGGCAACCCGGCCGGCGGACCGTGCGTGATCCTGGTCAACCACGACGAGGAGCGCACCATCACCTTCGACGGCAGCGAGCCGTTGCCGTTCTTCGGACGCATGATCCGGGACTGCCTGCACCGCACCGAGCAGGCGATGACCCAGGAACACGCCTTCGCGGTGGCCGAGCTGACGCTGCAGGCACAGGCGGTCGCCGACAGCCACTCCGCCAACCCCGCTTAA